From Synechococcus sp. A10-1-5-1, a single genomic window includes:
- a CDS encoding allophycocyanin, producing the protein MSIVSNSIINADAEARYLSPGELDQIKSFVSGGQRRLRVAQVLSESRERIVKTAGSALFQKRPDVISPGGNAYGEDMTATCLRDMDYYLRLVTYGLIAGDVTPIEEIGIIGAKEMYRSLGTPLEALAESVREMKIAAMGLLTGEDAEEAGFYFDYVVGALS; encoded by the coding sequence ATGAGCATCGTCTCCAACTCGATCATCAACGCGGACGCCGAAGCCCGCTATCTCAGCCCTGGCGAACTTGACCAGATCAAATCGTTCGTCAGCGGTGGCCAGCGTCGTCTTCGGGTCGCTCAGGTTCTGAGCGAGAGCCGCGAGCGCATCGTCAAGACCGCCGGTAGCGCTCTGTTCCAGAAGCGCCCCGACGTCATCTCCCCCGGCGGCAATGCCTACGGCGAAGACATGACCGCAACCTGCCTGCGGGACATGGATTACTACCTCCGCCTGGTGACCTACGGCTTGATCGCAGGTGACGTGACCCCGATCGAGGAGATCGGCATCATCGGCGCCAAAGAGATGTATCGCTCCCTCGGCACCCCCCTCGAGGCTCTTGCGGAGTCCGTTCGGGAAATGAAGATTGCCGCCATGGGTCTTCTGACTGGCGAAGACGCCGAAGAAGCCGGCTTCTACTTCGACTACGTCGTTGGCGCCCTCTCCTGA
- a CDS encoding phycobilisome linker polypeptide, whose amino-acid sequence MRLFKITACIPSPEKTRTQRELQNTFFTKWVPYESWFAEQQRIMKQGGKILKVELVAGRRQVNLGN is encoded by the coding sequence ATGCGCCTCTTCAAAATCACCGCCTGCATCCCTTCTCCCGAGAAGACCCGTACTCAGCGTGAGCTGCAGAACACCTTCTTCACCAAGTGGGTGCCCTATGAAAGCTGGTTCGCTGAACAGCAGCGGATCATGAAGCAAGGAGGCAAAATCCTGAAAGTTGAACTCGTTGCTGGTCGCCGTCAGGTGAATCTGGGCAACTGA
- the apcB gene encoding allophycocyanin subunit beta, translating into MQDAITNVINQADVQGMYLDSASMGRLEQYFASGELRVRAAATISANASAIIKDAVAKALLYSDITRPGGNMYTTRRYAACIRDLDYYLRYATYAMLAGDTSILDERVLNGLKETYNSLGVPIGATVQSIQAMKEVTASLVGPDAGREMGVYFDYISSGLGN; encoded by the coding sequence ATGCAAGACGCAATCACCAACGTCATCAACCAAGCTGACGTTCAGGGCATGTACCTCGACAGCGCCTCCATGGGGCGCCTGGAGCAGTACTTCGCCAGTGGTGAGCTCCGTGTTCGCGCTGCTGCCACCATCAGCGCCAACGCCTCCGCCATCATCAAGGACGCTGTCGCCAAGGCGCTGCTCTATTCGGACATCACCCGTCCGGGCGGCAACATGTACACCACCCGTCGCTATGCAGCGTGCATCCGCGACCTGGACTACTACCTGCGCTACGCCACCTACGCCATGCTGGCCGGTGATACGTCGATCCTCGACGAGCGCGTTCTGAACGGCCTGAAGGAGACCTACAACTCCCTGGGCGTGCCCATCGGCGCCACCGTTCAGTCCATCCAAGCCATGAAGGAAGTCACAGCTTCCCTGGTTGGTCCTGACGCCGGCCGTGAGATGGGCGTCTACTTCGACTACATCAGCTCCGGCCTGGGTAACTGA